DNA from Bacteroides zoogleoformans:
AACGAACCTTAATTCTTTTTTCACCACCCCAAACACCCATAAAGCGGTTCTTTTTCTTATTTTTGCAACATATATCATGCGCTATGAGAGATAAAATCACCATCCTGTTTCTTTTTCTATGTATCCCTATCTTGTGCCACGGACAAAAAGGGAAGCTTTTCACCGTAGACCGAGAGCTGTCGAGCAGCATGATCAACAGTATCTATCAAGACAGGAAAGGCATTATATGGATAGCAACCGAAGACGGGTTGAACCGCTATGACGGAAGCAAATTCACAGCATACAGGCATCAAGAGAAAAACGACTTCTCCTTGATGAACGACTATACCCGCATACTTTTTGAAGACAGGCTGCAACACTTCTTTGTGGGAACGCTGACCGGACTTCAACTCTACGATCGTACCACGGAACGCTTCACAACCGTTTCCATGGACTTTAGCAGCGGCCCTAACATCAATGCGAACATATCAACCATCATCGAACGAAAGAGCGGCGATGTGCTTATCGGAACATCGGGGCATGGGGTCTTCTTACTGAATCCTGAAGAAAAGGAAATCAAAGCCCGGCAAATGCCCGATTTGCTGCCGGCTTTCTTTGTCAACCAACTGCACGAAGACCGTAACGGAACGTTATGGGCCATCACGGGCGACAAAGGAATATACCGCATTACAAAAGACAAGCAGTCGACGAATTATCCTAACGGAAAAGATTTCATATGGCCTTCTTGCATTTGCGAGGACAACCGGGGAAATATCTATATCGGTTGTCTTAAAAAGGGATTGTTCAAGTATGACGTCCGAACGGACAAGTTCATCCATATCGATTACAATCCTTTATCCGAACTTCCCATCAAGACGCTGAAACTTATAAGCGAGGATGAAATCTACATCGGCACGGATGGCAACGGCATGAAGATTTATAACATTCAAAAACAAGCTATCGAAGAGAACCCAGTCATCGCCACTGCCTTCGATTCGAACAAAGCCAAGGTACACTCCATCTTGAAAGACCGGCAAGGAAACATCTGGTTAGGATTCTTCCAGAAGGGCGTAATGATTCTGCCAACCGTTACGAACGGCTTCAAATATATCGGCTACAAATCGTCCACGCACAACTCCATCGGTTCCGCTTGCATCATGTCCGTCTGCCAGAGCCATGACGGAACAGTGTGGGTGGGCACGGACAACGACGGAATCTACGGCATCTACCCCAACGGAGACAAGAAGCTACACTTTGCACAGACCACAGATAAAGCCCACTCTGTGTCGCCTACCATCATGAGCATATGCGAAGACTCCGACCGACGCCTTTGGATAGGCTCTTATCGGGACGGACTTGCCCGACTTAATCCGCAGAGCGGCCGTTGCGACTACATCCATCTGCCCGACAAGAACGGACAAAACGCACAGAGTATCTATTGCATGGTGGAAGACGGCAATAAACACCTCTGGATCGGTTCCATGGGGGCCGGCCTCTTCCGCATGAACCTCGACACGAAAGAAGTGTTCCGTTATCCCACGCTTGCAAACGGGCTGGAATACCGCATCGAAGTCAACATGTTGCACAACGCCTGGATAAACTGCCTGCTGCACGCCCGAAACGGCAAGCTCTACATAGGCACATACGACGGATTGGGCTGCCTCGATATTGCCACCGACGACTTCGTCTCCACCTACAAGACCAATCGGTTGCTGGCAGGATACGTAGTTTCTGCCTTGTTTGAAGATGCAGATGGGGGGATATGGATAGGCACCACGCAAGGCTTGAAGCATCTCACTCCCAAGAACGCCGACATGCAAGAATTTACGGTGGAAGATGGACTTTCCGGCAACTCTGTCGCTGCCATCAAGGAAGATTCCGCCGGCAATTTATGGATAAGCACCAACTTCGGCATTTCGCGTCTCAACCCGAAAACAAAAGTGTTTGTCAACTTCTATGCGGGCGACGGATTGCAAGGAAATGAATTCAGCAAAGGGGCCGCTCTCATAAGCAGGCAGAAAGAAATGATTTTTGGTGGAACCAACGGAATCACCCACTTCACTCCCGCCCGGATAAACGATAACGACAAAAAGCCGGAAATACGCATTGCCGATTTCTACATACACGACAAGGCAGTGAGGGCAGGTATGAAATCGGGCGGTCACGACATCGTAACCACCTCCGTGACGGATGCGGAAGAGTTCCGGCTGTCATATAAGGACAACTCGTTCAGTATCGAGTTCTCGGCCATGGAATTCTACAACCCCGAACGAATCAGCTATACTTACACGTTCAACAACAGTACCTGGGTCGGCCTGCAACCGGGCATCAACCGGGTATCTTTCAGCGATTTGATGCCGGGTACCTATTTATTTCGTGTGAAAGCCAAGGACTACAACAATTATTCCGAAACAAAAGAAATCAGAATCATCATCTCCCCTCCTTGGTATGATTCGTGGTGGGCCAAGAGTCTCTATATCCTGATTACGGTTATCATCATCGGCCTCGTTGCCCTGCAAATACGCCAACGCTACCGCACGCGCCAAGCCATGCAGCGACATATACATGCCGAGCAACTGAACGAAGCAAAATTGCAGTTCTTCATCAATATCTCTCATGAGATACGCACACCGATGTCACTCATCATCAGTCCGCTGCAAAAACTAATCGAGACAGACACGGACAAAGAGCGGCAACGTAATTACGGACTGATATACCGCAACGCCGAACGAATATTGCAACTCGTGAACCAACTGATGGATGTACGAAAGATAGACAAGGGGCAAATGTTGCTTCGCTTCAGAGAGACCGAAATCGTAGGGTTCGTGCAAGATATCTATCACACATTCGAGCACCTCGCCTCGACCAAACACATCGAACTGAACTTCCACTCGGAAGTAGAGGAGTTGACGGCATTTATCGACCCGAAAAACTTTGATAAGATTATCATGAACATCCTCTCCAATGCCTTTAAATACACACCAGAAGGAGGGAAGATAGAAATCGACCTGCATATCGGCGAGAATCCCGAAGCACCCTCCACCGCTCTACGCCACTACTTTGAAATCGTGGTGCGCGATAGCGGAATCGGCATTAAAGAGAATGAGGAGAAACATATCTTCGACCGCTTCTACCAGATACAGAACAGCCAGAACAAATCGAACATGGGCACAGGTATCGGTCTGCACCTGACACGCTCGCTGGTAGAGTTGCACCATGGCGCCATAGAGGTGCGAAACAACAGCAATGCTCCGGGATGCAGCTTCATGATACGCCTGCCGCTGGGGAAAGCACACCTCAGTGAGTCGGAGATAGAAGAGACCCTTGCCGAACCTATTCACCATACGGATACACCGGTAACCGTCCTCACATACTCCGAGGCGGAAAAGAGCGATGGAAAAGTGACCAAAACCAAACACCGCATTTTGCTGGCGGAGGACGATGAAGAAATACAACGCTACATCTGCCGTGAACTAAGCTCCGACTTCCACGTGCAGGAATGCACCAACGGAAAAGAGGCGCTTGCCCTTGTGCACGACCGAATGCCTGACTTGATAATCAGTGACGTGATGATGCCCGAAATGGATGGCATGACGCTTTGCCGAAAAGTGAAAAGCAACATCCACCTCAACCACATCCCCGTCATCTTGCTTACTGCCAAGAACAGAGAAGAGGATAATATAGAGGGGCTCAGCATAGGGGCTGATGCTTATATCACGAAGCCGTTCAATATTGAGATTGTACGTCAAACCGCCTTCAATCTCATCAAGAACCGGGAGGTGCTGAAGAATAACTTCCTGGGCAATCAAGAGCAAGAGAAGCACATCCAGACACCCGAATTGGAGTCACCGGACGAACGACTGCTGAACAGAGTCATGAAAGTCATCAACGAGCAATTGGGCAATCCTGACTTGAACGTGGAAATGATTGCCGAAACGGTCGGCATCAGCCGCGTACATCTGCACAGAAAGCTGAAGGAACTGACCAATCAGACCACTCGCGACCTGATACGAAATGTACGGCTAAAGCAAGCGGCCACTCTGCTAACCGGCAAGAAACACAGTATCAACGAAGTTGCCGCAATGACAGGATTTACCAACGTAGCCTACTTCTCCACCGCATTCAAAGAACTTTACGGTATGCCACCCAGCACATACATGGAGAAGAATTTAGAGTAAAGCTTTACTGAACCGATATTTTATCTTCCTGCTTGAAGTAATCGAAATCGGCATAACCGCCTGTTTGTTTCGTGGCGTAGTTAAAGAGAGCAAAACGATAGCCCATGAAGTGGGGCATAGTGTACGACATCTGCAGCACGTCTCCTATTTGCTTCCATGTCTTGCTGTCCATGCTATAATAGAAGCGTCCTTTATCCGTACGGTTCCTGAAATCACATTCGGCTTTGAAGTAAACCAACTTTTTGTTCAAAGGCAGACTTTCCACCTCCACCGATTCTTCAGTCTCCCCATTCACCATCACGATGCACCTCTTACCGTCTATCACCTTCACGCCTACTTGTCCGTACTTATGCTGGAAGAGTGAGAGTCCGGCAAAGTCTCCCTCCTTCATACCCGCCACATCCAAACGAATGGAACCGGAGCAAACCGGGCCGATGGTGCGCTGCGTCAATGTGTTCTTGGCTTGCATGAAAGAAGTCTCCACACGTCCGGTGGTCAGGCGCAGGTAGCCTTTGCGGGCAGTGACCGACCACAGTGCATTGTCGGGATTATGATTCCACTGCCACACAAGCGGCAACGCAGCCTCGCCGGGTTTCCGTGCGAAGTCGTCGGAACAGACAATGCCCGGCATCAGGCCTTTGCTTGCCGGAAGTTCAAGTTCATCGGGAGCCACGCCGTTGACGCCAAACACCGGCCAGCCGTCTTCCCACCGAACGGGTACCAAATAAGGAATGCGTCCCACGGCACCGCAGTCCTGAAACAGGTAGGCAAACCAGCGCCCGTCGGGCGTATCTATCAGTCCACCCTGCGCAATGCCGCGATCCTGAAAGGCGACCTTCCCCTCATATGGGCCGTTGATACTATCGGCACGATGCACCAACACAGTGCGCATGCCGCCGCGAGGCCAGACGACGTTGATCAGATAGTACTTGCCGTTCACCTTGAAGAGTTGCGAACCTTCGGCGCCCAGCATAATCCGATCGCCTGCCGGAGCGCTGGCATTCTCCAGCAATACGCGTTCGGTGCCCGGCTTCAGACCCGATAGGTCTGCCTCCAACTCGGCAATGAACAGCTTGCCGTTGCCGTATATCAGGTAGATGCGCCCGTCATCGTCAAAGAAAAAGGTATGGTCGTGGCAGGAGGGCGAGAACTCGATGCGCTTCCACGGACCTTTCTCTATATCTGCGGTGACAAAGAAATAGGTCTTGCCGGTGGTCTGCGCAAAAGTGGATACGTAATACATTCCTTTATGGTGGCGGATGCAGCTTGCCCACGACCCGCGTCCGTAGGTGTTCTGTCCGCCGTCCAGATTCATGGTCGGCAATTCGCCGGTCAGGACGTCGCAGGCATAGTTCACCAACTCCCAGTTGACGAGGTCTTTCGATTTCATGATAGGTACACCCGGCACCATGTGCATCGTAGTGCTGCTCATATAATAGGTGTCGCCCACACGCACCATCGACATGTCGGGCACATCGGCATAAATCAACGGGTTCGTTGCCCTTTGTTGCGCTTGCAGCAGTGTGCCGCCCGATAGTACGCATAAGAGTAAAAGTATTCTGAATATTCTCATCGCAATAAAGGTAATGGTCTATTTAAACAGATTCGGCAGGAACTCATTCAGGCATCTGCGCCAAGTAAGCCATTCGTGCGCTGTGCCTTGCGACTCATACGAAGCTACGCGAATGCCCATGTCGCGGAGCGATTTCACCAATTGTGCGGTTCCCATGTTTTCTTCGGTTCCGCATCCGAGGAACAAGCAGTGCACCTTCTTGTTGAAAGCAGCGACATCGGTAAACACACCGTTAAAGGCGTGTTTTACATTCAAGCCGAAGATGGCGCCGCTGAAACCTCCGATATAGGAGAACTTATCCAGATTGGTCAGCGTGATGTCGAACGTCTGCTTACCTCCCCAAGACAATCCCGCCATGGCGCGATGCTCGCGGTCGGTATAGGTGCGGAACGTTTTGTCTATCATAGGGATGAGGTCGTTTATCATCAGCTTGGCAAAAGAGGCGCCATACAGGTTGCGTTCTTCGTTCACATCCTTGCCGGGACGGGGACGGAAGCCCACTTCCACATCGCCGCTCTCCATCACCACGATCATCGGCACGCACTTTCCTTCGGCAATCTGGTTGTCCATAATGTTGTACATCAGTCCTTGTGTGCTCCAGCCGGTCTCGTCTTCGCCCATGCCGTGTTGCAGGTAGAGCACCGGATAGCGCTTCTTGGGCTTCGTTTCGTATTCGGCAGGCGTATATACCACACAACGGCG
Protein-coding regions in this window:
- a CDS encoding glycoside hydrolase family 43 protein, with product MRIFRILLLLCVLSGGTLLQAQQRATNPLIYADVPDMSMVRVGDTYYMSSTTMHMVPGVPIMKSKDLVNWELVNYACDVLTGELPTMNLDGGQNTYGRGSWASCIRHHKGMYYVSTFAQTTGKTYFFVTADIEKGPWKRIEFSPSCHDHTFFFDDDGRIYLIYGNGKLFIAELEADLSGLKPGTERVLLENASAPAGDRIMLGAEGSQLFKVNGKYYLINVVWPRGGMRTVLVHRADSINGPYEGKVAFQDRGIAQGGLIDTPDGRWFAYLFQDCGAVGRIPYLVPVRWEDGWPVFGVNGVAPDELELPASKGLMPGIVCSDDFARKPGEAALPLVWQWNHNPDNALWSVTARKGYLRLTTGRVETSFMQAKNTLTQRTIGPVCSGSIRLDVAGMKEGDFAGLSLFQHKYGQVGVKVIDGKRCIVMVNGETEESVEVESLPLNKKLVYFKAECDFRNRTDKGRFYYSMDSKTWKQIGDVLQMSYTMPHFMGYRFALFNYATKQTGGYADFDYFKQEDKISVQ
- a CDS encoding hybrid sensor histidine kinase/response regulator transcription factor, which gives rise to MRDKITILFLFLCIPILCHGQKGKLFTVDRELSSSMINSIYQDRKGIIWIATEDGLNRYDGSKFTAYRHQEKNDFSLMNDYTRILFEDRLQHFFVGTLTGLQLYDRTTERFTTVSMDFSSGPNINANISTIIERKSGDVLIGTSGHGVFLLNPEEKEIKARQMPDLLPAFFVNQLHEDRNGTLWAITGDKGIYRITKDKQSTNYPNGKDFIWPSCICEDNRGNIYIGCLKKGLFKYDVRTDKFIHIDYNPLSELPIKTLKLISEDEIYIGTDGNGMKIYNIQKQAIEENPVIATAFDSNKAKVHSILKDRQGNIWLGFFQKGVMILPTVTNGFKYIGYKSSTHNSIGSACIMSVCQSHDGTVWVGTDNDGIYGIYPNGDKKLHFAQTTDKAHSVSPTIMSICEDSDRRLWIGSYRDGLARLNPQSGRCDYIHLPDKNGQNAQSIYCMVEDGNKHLWIGSMGAGLFRMNLDTKEVFRYPTLANGLEYRIEVNMLHNAWINCLLHARNGKLYIGTYDGLGCLDIATDDFVSTYKTNRLLAGYVVSALFEDADGGIWIGTTQGLKHLTPKNADMQEFTVEDGLSGNSVAAIKEDSAGNLWISTNFGISRLNPKTKVFVNFYAGDGLQGNEFSKGAALISRQKEMIFGGTNGITHFTPARINDNDKKPEIRIADFYIHDKAVRAGMKSGGHDIVTTSVTDAEEFRLSYKDNSFSIEFSAMEFYNPERISYTYTFNNSTWVGLQPGINRVSFSDLMPGTYLFRVKAKDYNNYSETKEIRIIISPPWYDSWWAKSLYILITVIIIGLVALQIRQRYRTRQAMQRHIHAEQLNEAKLQFFINISHEIRTPMSLIISPLQKLIETDTDKERQRNYGLIYRNAERILQLVNQLMDVRKIDKGQMLLRFRETEIVGFVQDIYHTFEHLASTKHIELNFHSEVEELTAFIDPKNFDKIIMNILSNAFKYTPEGGKIEIDLHIGENPEAPSTALRHYFEIVVRDSGIGIKENEEKHIFDRFYQIQNSQNKSNMGTGIGLHLTRSLVELHHGAIEVRNNSNAPGCSFMIRLPLGKAHLSESEIEETLAEPIHHTDTPVTVLTYSEAEKSDGKVTKTKHRILLAEDDEEIQRYICRELSSDFHVQECTNGKEALALVHDRMPDLIISDVMMPEMDGMTLCRKVKSNIHLNHIPVILLTAKNREEDNIEGLSIGADAYITKPFNIEIVRQTAFNLIKNREVLKNNFLGNQEQEKHIQTPELESPDERLLNRVMKVINEQLGNPDLNVEMIAETVGISRVHLHRKLKELTNQTTRDLIRNVRLKQAATLLTGKKHSINEVAAMTGFTNVAYFSTAFKELYGMPPSTYMEKNLE